In Sulfurisphaera javensis, a single genomic region encodes these proteins:
- a CDS encoding zinc-binding dehydrogenase, which produces MRAAVLFNYKEPLKIEDIEIDDPKENEVMVQIVATGLCHSDVNVFVGATPVPPPVVAGHEIAGIVKKVGPNVTRVKPGDRVISAFIHPCGKCRNCISGHENLCETFSSVRLKGTMFDGTTRLRLKNGTPVRTFLGGGFAEYAIVHENALTVVPQDMNLEKVAVLGCAGITGYGAVNSAKIEPGETVAVIGVGGVGLSVIQLLKASGAGRIIALGTKKWKLEKAMELGATDVINTKETDPIKALKEMTGGGPDVVIEAGGTQETIQMAIEGVRIGGRVVLVGLPPVSAQIPLRIAMIVRNGIQIIGNYGGRPRIDMPRLLELVKTGKYDPSKLVTGRYKLEEINEAVKLLEEGEAIRSLIIP; this is translated from the coding sequence ATGCGTGCTGCAGTTCTTTTCAACTATAAGGAGCCATTAAAGATTGAAGACATAGAAATTGATGATCCTAAAGAAAATGAAGTAATGGTACAAATAGTTGCTACCGGTTTATGTCATTCAGACGTTAATGTATTTGTTGGAGCCACACCAGTCCCTCCTCCAGTTGTTGCAGGACATGAAATAGCTGGGATTGTAAAGAAAGTAGGCCCAAATGTTACTAGGGTTAAACCTGGAGATAGGGTTATTTCAGCTTTTATCCATCCTTGTGGAAAATGTAGGAATTGTATATCTGGTCATGAAAATCTTTGCGAAACATTTTCTTCTGTAAGATTAAAAGGTACAATGTTTGATGGCACAACTAGATTAAGATTAAAAAATGGTACTCCAGTTAGGACTTTTCTCGGTGGAGGATTTGCAGAATATGCAATTGTCCATGAAAATGCATTAACAGTCGTACCACAAGATATGAATTTAGAGAAAGTTGCTGTCTTAGGATGTGCTGGCATAACTGGATATGGAGCTGTTAATTCAGCAAAAATAGAACCAGGTGAAACAGTTGCTGTAATTGGTGTTGGTGGTGTTGGTTTATCAGTAATTCAGCTTCTAAAGGCTAGTGGTGCTGGTAGGATAATAGCCTTAGGAACTAAGAAATGGAAATTAGAGAAAGCTATGGAATTAGGTGCTACTGACGTTATAAATACTAAAGAGACTGATCCTATTAAGGCATTAAAAGAAATGACTGGTGGAGGTCCGGATGTAGTTATTGAAGCTGGAGGCACACAAGAAACCATACAAATGGCTATTGAAGGCGTTAGGATAGGGGGAAGGGTAGTTTTAGTAGGCCTGCCTCCAGTTTCTGCTCAAATTCCTCTCAGAATTGCAATGATAGTTAGAAACGGTATACAGATTATTGGTAATTATGGCGGAAGGCCCAGAATAGATATGCCTAGATTATTAGAATTAGTAAAAACTGGAAAATACGATCCTTCTAAGCTTGTAACTGGAAGATATAAACTAGAAGAAATTAATGAGGCAGTAAAATTATTAGAGGAAGGGGAAGCTATAAGAAGTTTGATAATTCCATGA
- a CDS encoding glycosyltransferase 4 family protein, translating into MNPASIVISAIIGYLITYIVTKWIINISKAKGFVGKDINKLDKPEIPVLGGISIVAGFVSGSFAYLIFTDRSNASETIEKVIISVLLSSLLIGYLGILDDIFSLRQSIRAFLPVFASVPLILYSSGHSIISIPFFGEVDFGIFFYILILPAVLTITANAFNMLEGLNGLGAGMGLIMASALAYIGLRSDGPSFYAGILALILAFVLLAFLLFNKYPAKVFPGNIGTYFIGSVIGSIGIAGFMYTALFFLYIPYAIEFILKARTKFKGVSFGKVSPEGYLYWDEKPNSLTHIVMKMGKFKEYQVVAILWGIELIFAILAIIFQTITIRI; encoded by the coding sequence ATGAATCCAGCGAGTATAGTAATTTCTGCAATTATAGGATATCTGATCACCTATATAGTAACTAAATGGATAATTAACATCTCAAAAGCTAAGGGTTTTGTAGGTAAAGATATTAATAAATTAGATAAACCAGAAATTCCAGTACTGGGAGGAATTAGCATAGTTGCTGGTTTTGTTTCTGGTTCATTTGCCTATTTAATATTCACAGATAGATCGAACGCTTCAGAAACAATAGAAAAAGTCATAATATCAGTTCTTTTATCTTCCTTGTTAATAGGTTATTTAGGAATTTTAGATGACATTTTTAGCTTAAGACAGTCAATAAGGGCTTTCCTACCAGTGTTCGCTTCAGTTCCCTTAATTCTATATAGTTCTGGACACTCTATAATTTCGATCCCATTTTTCGGAGAAGTTGACTTTGGAATATTTTTCTACATTTTAATTTTACCAGCTGTTTTAACTATAACAGCTAATGCATTTAACATGCTAGAGGGTTTAAATGGTTTAGGTGCTGGAATGGGGCTAATTATGGCCTCTGCTTTAGCTTATATAGGGCTTAGATCAGATGGTCCTTCATTTTATGCTGGCATTCTTGCTTTAATTTTAGCTTTCGTTTTACTCGCTTTTCTTCTATTTAATAAATATCCAGCAAAGGTTTTTCCGGGTAATATAGGTACTTATTTCATAGGATCAGTTATTGGATCTATAGGAATAGCCGGATTTATGTATACTGCGTTATTCTTTTTATATATACCATATGCTATAGAATTTATTCTCAAAGCTAGAACAAAATTTAAAGGAGTATCTTTTGGTAAAGTATCTCCAGAAGGATATCTTTATTGGGATGAAAAACCAAACTCATTAACCCATATTGTTATGAAAATGGGTAAATTTAAAGAATATCAAGTTGTTGCAATATTATGGGGAATTGAGTTAATATTTGCAATATTAGCTATAATTTTCCAAACTATAACGATAAGGATATAA
- the gds gene encoding geranylgeranyl diphosphate synthase, whose translation MSFEDYFNTIVDNVNKRIEKYIKGNVKELYEASYYLFKAGGKRLRPLILVASSDLLGGERERAYLAGAAVEVLHTFTLIHDDIMDEDTTRRGMPTVHVKWGIPMAILAGDLLHAKAFEILNDSFKGTSNNKISKAFEIFTKAIIIISEGQALDMQFEDRSIVSEEEYLDMITRKTAMLFSASAALGGLIATENEKEVEALAQYGLNLGIAFQIIDDILGLVADEKELGKPVYSDIREGKKTILVIKAIKEAKEDEKEKILKTLGNKNATKDELSAVAEIIKKYSLEYAYTKAEEYMKKAIDSLESISWKNNEAGKALKYLAEFTVKRRK comes from the coding sequence ATGAGTTTTGAAGATTATTTTAATACCATAGTCGATAACGTGAACAAAAGGATTGAAAAATATATAAAAGGGAATGTAAAAGAATTATATGAAGCTTCTTATTATTTATTTAAAGCTGGAGGGAAAAGACTTAGACCACTAATTCTTGTTGCCTCTTCTGACCTTTTAGGCGGTGAAAGAGAGAGAGCATATTTAGCTGGTGCTGCAGTAGAAGTTCTACATACTTTTACTTTAATTCATGATGATATAATGGATGAAGATACAACAAGAAGAGGAATGCCAACTGTTCATGTAAAATGGGGAATACCAATGGCAATACTAGCTGGTGATTTACTTCATGCCAAGGCTTTTGAAATTCTTAATGACTCGTTTAAAGGAACTTCAAACAATAAAATAAGTAAGGCTTTTGAAATTTTTACTAAGGCAATAATAATAATATCTGAGGGTCAAGCATTAGATATGCAATTTGAAGACAGAAGCATAGTAAGTGAGGAAGAATATTTAGATATGATTACTAGGAAAACTGCAATGTTATTTTCCGCTTCTGCAGCATTAGGAGGTCTAATTGCTACTGAAAATGAAAAAGAGGTAGAAGCATTAGCTCAATATGGTTTGAATCTAGGTATTGCATTTCAGATCATTGATGATATTCTAGGTTTGGTAGCTGATGAAAAAGAATTAGGAAAACCAGTGTATAGTGATATTAGGGAGGGAAAGAAGACAATTCTAGTTATAAAAGCGATTAAAGAAGCAAAGGAAGATGAAAAAGAAAAAATACTAAAAACCTTAGGCAATAAAAATGCTACAAAAGATGAATTAAGTGCTGTTGCTGAAATTATTAAAAAATACTCATTAGAATACGCTTACACTAAAGCTGAAGAATATATGAAAAAAGCTATAGATAGTTTAGAGTCTATTAGCTGGAAAAATAATGAGGCTGGAAAGGCTTTAAAATATTTAGCTGAGTTTACGGTTAAAAGGAGAAAATGA
- the fni gene encoding type 2 isopentenyl-diphosphate Delta-isomerase, which translates to MISITNRKIEHVEICLYEDVEFGSTLLEDVSLVHQSLPGFSLSDVDTTTNFLGKKMSAPIIITGMTGGLPELGKINETIAEVVEELGLGMGVGSQRIAIERKETRETFAITRKKAPNSPLIANLGAPQFVKGYDIKQVEEAIQMIEADAIAIHFNSAQEVFQPEGEPNYSIEILYKLIDISKSLKVPIIIKESGSGLSMEIAKLFYENGIRYFDTSGKGGTSWVSVEMYRGIRKNNWKADSAKLFLDWGIPTAASIIEVRTSAPDSIIIGSGGIRNGLEVAKAIALGADIGGFALPALKAAIQGKEALMNFLKRVIFELKVAMFLSGNKDLQGLKKTPIVITKELREWLDSRGINLSYYDSVRKRRT; encoded by the coding sequence ATAATTTCAATAACTAATCGTAAAATTGAACATGTAGAAATATGCTTATATGAAGATGTTGAATTTGGAAGTACGTTGCTAGAGGATGTTAGCTTAGTTCATCAGTCTTTGCCAGGTTTTTCATTATCTGATGTTGATACTACAACAAATTTTCTGGGAAAAAAGATGAGTGCTCCTATCATAATAACTGGAATGACTGGGGGACTTCCAGAATTAGGTAAAATTAACGAGACCATTGCTGAAGTAGTTGAAGAATTAGGATTAGGTATGGGAGTTGGTAGCCAAAGAATTGCAATAGAAAGAAAAGAAACTAGAGAGACCTTTGCTATAACCAGAAAAAAAGCGCCAAACTCTCCATTAATTGCAAATTTAGGAGCTCCGCAATTTGTTAAGGGTTATGATATTAAGCAAGTCGAAGAAGCTATCCAGATGATAGAGGCTGACGCTATAGCAATACATTTCAACTCTGCCCAAGAAGTATTTCAACCAGAAGGAGAACCGAATTATTCTATTGAAATCCTTTATAAACTTATTGATATCTCAAAATCTCTTAAAGTTCCAATAATAATTAAAGAATCTGGTTCAGGCTTATCTATGGAGATAGCTAAATTGTTCTACGAAAATGGAATAAGATATTTTGACACTTCTGGAAAAGGAGGAACAAGTTGGGTATCAGTTGAAATGTATAGGGGAATAAGGAAAAATAATTGGAAAGCCGATAGTGCAAAATTATTTTTAGATTGGGGTATTCCTACAGCTGCATCTATAATTGAAGTTAGAACTAGCGCACCAGATAGTATAATTATTGGTAGTGGTGGAATAAGAAATGGCTTAGAAGTAGCTAAGGCTATAGCTTTAGGGGCAGATATTGGAGGTTTTGCTTTGCCAGCATTAAAGGCTGCAATACAAGGGAAAGAAGCTTTAATGAATTTCCTGAAGAGAGTTATCTTTGAACTTAAGGTAGCAATGTTTCTCAGTGGAAATAAGGATTTGCAAGGGCTAAAAAAGACTCCAATTGTTATAACTAAGGAACTTAGGGAATGGCTAGACTCTAGGGGGATAAATTTATCTTATTATGATAGTGTTAGAAAGAGAAGAACATGA
- the amrB gene encoding AmmeMemoRadiSam system protein B: protein MIRLPAVAGSFYEGDEDKLKKQIEWSFLHPLGPGKIPQVPEQKGRRNNLFFIVPHAGYMYSGPVAAHAYYYLVSEGTPDTVIILGPNHTGLGSYVSVWPKGKWKTPLGEVEIDEQIAMDLVKETEMIDIDEKAHLYEHSIEVQVPFLQYFFDSRFKIVPIVIMMQTPEVSEYLAEGIYRIIQKYNQKDIVVIASSDLNHYEPHERTLEKDSWAIEKIEKLDYKGLFNVVEEKDVTACGYGPIMTVLILAKKFNKKPYILKHATSGDTSGDKSSVVGYLSVRFGD, encoded by the coding sequence ATGATAAGATTACCTGCGGTGGCTGGGTCATTTTATGAAGGAGATGAAGATAAGTTAAAGAAACAAATTGAATGGAGTTTTTTACACCCATTAGGACCAGGTAAGATTCCTCAAGTTCCAGAACAGAAAGGTAGAAGAAATAATCTTTTCTTTATAGTCCCACATGCTGGTTATATGTATAGTGGACCAGTAGCTGCTCACGCTTATTATTATTTAGTTTCAGAAGGTACTCCAGATACTGTAATAATTTTGGGTCCTAATCATACTGGTTTAGGTTCTTATGTTTCTGTTTGGCCTAAAGGTAAATGGAAGACCCCTTTGGGAGAAGTTGAAATAGATGAACAAATAGCTATGGATTTAGTAAAAGAGACTGAAATGATAGACATCGACGAAAAAGCACATTTGTATGAGCATTCTATTGAAGTTCAGGTTCCTTTTTTGCAGTATTTCTTTGATTCTAGATTTAAAATTGTACCAATTGTTATAATGATGCAAACTCCAGAAGTATCAGAATATTTAGCTGAAGGAATTTATAGAATAATACAAAAATATAATCAGAAAGATATAGTAGTAATAGCTAGTAGTGATCTTAATCATTATGAACCACATGAGAGAACGTTAGAAAAAGATAGCTGGGCTATTGAAAAAATAGAGAAGTTAGATTATAAAGGTCTTTTTAACGTAGTTGAGGAAAAAGATGTTACTGCTTGTGGTTACGGTCCTATAATGACAGTTTTAATATTAGCAAAGAAGTTCAATAAGAAACCATATATTTTAAAGCATGCAACCTCTGGTGATACTTCTGGAGACAAAAGCTCTGTTGTTGGTTACCTTTCAGTGAGGTTCGGTGATTAG